Proteins from one Sabethes cyaneus chromosome 2, idSabCyanKW18_F2, whole genome shotgun sequence genomic window:
- the LOC128734804 gene encoding uncharacterized protein LOC128734804, translating to MDIFQNQCTESLGFDSMLASNTINSPLPGTDSPTHLTFSTSPFFTSIPPANSIVYTGGCSSAATNSNSLTLSSGVPSGPSGPNDVVLPSIFVKVPKQINQQYQQQSQSNNSSDDIKCEDKSEPIKRELGDLRALEKGTAMVQLPGTAEQYLADDRRQEAREESQLVVYCCEFCPFVTIEDRNLREHTHAKHANRQRSNLEVMVCPACENKFYKLSSLEHHLLDDHMMCPAEMRALVNRRFPPSESQEPTTSITTQHNNTIPVSVSSLTTAPEQNKSRIYIKNVQLLKKPDVIEQENVQHAQEQQAEQQQEQQQGRNIFIRNVSLLQNANYAQNVDNVFQNPSGLHESKYSFIVPVPSPNSQSPPVGIGDAGNANPPRSKIFIRNVDILRNPLLSITPPSISSTCEMSRTSSSESLYTTPPPQVVSPATSINSVGTASMGGCSGLNMVLIPTSTCSSNSSTPPMIATPPAITVATSESMLQSLPQPRKSKIFIKNISVLKQPTIHLKSVDELNLMTIDQLQLQNLLPPNTSNNCTQSMESVNLEKDDHGAEHQLEEDDFGNVLDEPPPSEEMDGYAETENQYHEIQNCNSICGSLPTEQESYQPEFNNDFIIIEPGNSADNVPYAGQADHLRLPTQANDLIDHQQLPPPPAEPPDSQQYHQTDEDILFVCAEEIINLDPPVQAKTSPEPPLQPVTPLAAAPLPQQGRIYVSDNLMEHHSPLVIPPPPPQQPQPSQCLPGSLSNPITPLNQLEQINIDAASTSHQHETQLSHVSSSDLPSRERTRSRGRPKGAKQTGITKLKKLYTNLTPLEEGYKCDLLDCGARFRQPETLAYHKRCHVPPNERTSPEGIRCPECGSQELRNWNTLHTHLWREHNIDMELYCCNVCNFKTPVLCRLNNTHMKIHSDEKNFICAICDKGFKNNKQLRNHRRYHRELGQPTKERHPAERKQESNTYQSLQPVNCVKCGLKFSNQKILKAHVESKHSVAGMEAGGGKSGRLKCSICGMLFKTRYLLISHVAKHSDEKKFKCQNCDYSTNDHNAIRRHKMRHNSEAHMYRCSYCDYTSIQSTTYRKHLERMHADVASNLLYKCSQCAFVSISELKYQLHRAKHESNEDINELDHGSPANEIAKLVAEQPLDDQEEQERHCESVNSDVVIVERDQPEPPLDAFSLIPPLQSSGTELQEHPAYPLQPIIRPAGFANNLSKVDNFYGYTIPALDTASHHYQQQAGTVPDSAQQDLQLIQVDVNASSPSSSSSSISSSTSTVSSAGAATGNVLHQNEYLNSPMMHGIVPLGYGENTLGS from the exons ATggatatttttcaaaatcagtGCACCGAGAGCCTTGGGTTCGATTCGATG CTGGCTTCGAATACAATCAACTCACCGCTGCCGGGAACCGATTCGCCTACCCATCTTACTTTCAGCACATCCCCGTTTTTCACTAGTATTCCGCCTGCAAACTCAATAGTGTACACAGGTGGATGCAGTTCCGCTGCTACCAATAGCAACTCTTTAACGCTTTCTTCCGGAGTCCCAAGCGGGCCATCCGGTCCTAACGATGTTGTCCTACCCAGCATCTTTGTTAAAGTTCCGAAACAAATTAATCAGCAGTACCAGCAGCAATCTCAATCCAACAACAGTTCCGATGATATCAAATGTGAAGATAAATCGGAACCAATCAAACGCGAGCTCGGCGATTTGCGAGCTTTGGAGAAGGGGACGGCGATGGTGCAGTTGCCCGGTACAGCCGAACAGTACCTGGCAGATGATCGGCGGCAAGAAGCACGGGAAGAATCGCAACTGGTTGTTTATTGCTGCGAATTTTGTCCTTTCGTGACGATAGAAGATCGGAACTTGAGAGAACATACCCATGCTAAGCATGCTAACAGGCAACGGTCAAATTTGGAAGTAATGGTTTGTCCTGCCTGTGAGAATAAGTTTTACAAACTTAGCTCCTTGGAGCATCATTTACTGGATGACCACATGATGTGTCCGGCCGAGATGAGAGCTTTAGTAAATCGCAGGTTTCCTCCGTCGGAGTCGCAAGAACCTACAACCAGTATTACAACTCAACACAACAATACGATTCCGGTTTCAGTGTCGTCGTTGACG ACTGCTCCGGAACAAAACAAAAGTCGAATTTACATTAAGAATGTACAGTTGCTCAAAAAACCGGATGTTATTGAGCAGGAAAACGTTCAGCATGCTCAAGAGCAACAAGCCGAACAACAGCAAGAGCAACAACAGGGCAGAAATATTTTCATTCGAAACGTTTCACTTCTGCAAAACGCAAACTACGCTCAGAATGTAGACAATGTATTTCAGAACCCATCCGGACTGCACGAAAGTAAATATAGTTTTATTGTTCCTGTTCCTAGCCCCAACAGTCAGTCGCCACCGGTCGGAATTGGCGATGCTGGAAATGCAAATCCTCCGCgtagtaaaattttcattcgGAACGTGGACATTCTGAGAAACCCTTTGCTGTCGATTACTCCTCCCAGCATAAGCTCGACTTGTGAAATGAGTCGTACTAGCAGCAGTGAAAGCTTATACACAACACCGCCACCGCAGGTAGTGAGCCCGGCTACCTCGATTAATAGTGTTGGTACAGCATCGATGGGAGGATGTTCCGGCTTGAACATGGTACTAATCCCTACTTCAACCTGTAGTAGCAATTCGTCGACACCGCCTATGATCGCAACGCCACCAGCAATCACCGTGGCCACGTCCGAGTCAATGTTGCAATCGCTGCCGCAACCcagaaaaagtaaaatattcatcaaaaACATAAGTGTGCTGAAGCAACCAACGATACATCTGAAATCGGTTGACGAATTAAATCTGATGACGATCGATCAGCTTCAGTTGCAGAACTTATTGCCACCGAACACCAGTAATAACTGCACACAAAGTATGGAAAGTGTCAATCTGGAGAAGGACGATCACGGTGCGGAGCACCAACTTGAGGAAGACGACTTCGGAAATGTTCTGGATGAACCTCCGCCTTCCGAAGAAATGGACGGCTACGCCGAGACGGAAAACCAATATCACGAAATTCAGAATTGCAACTCGATCTGTGGAAGTTTACCAACAGAACAAGAGTCGTATCAACCAGAGTTTAACAATGATTTCATTATAATCGAACCGGGAAATTCGGCGGATAATGTGCCCTACGCCGGACAAGCGGATCACTTGAG gttaccaACGCAGGCGAATGACCTCATCGATCACCAGCAGCTGCCTCCGCCTCCCGCAGAACCACCGGACTCGCAACAGTACCATCAAACCGATGAGGACATTCTCTTTGTATGTGCTGAGGAAATTATAAATCTCGATCCACCGGTGCAAGCAAAAACTTCCCCTGAACCGCCTCTTCAACCGGTCACTCCGCTCGCCGCCGCACCACTTCCTCAGCAGGGTCGAATCTACGTGTCCGACAATTTGATGGAACATCATTCGCCACTAGTTATTCCTCCGCCACCTCCGCAGCAGCCCCAGCCATCACAATGTCTTCCAGGGTCCCTATCAAACCCCATTACACCCCTCAATCAACTAGAGCAAATCAACATTGACGCTGCATCAACTAGTCATCAACACGAGACCCAATTGTCACATGTTTCCAGCAGCGACCTACCTAGCCGGGAACGCACTCGTAGCCGAGGCCGTCCGAAAGGGGCTAAACAGACTGGGATTACCAAACTGAAAAAATTGTACACTAACCTGACCCCCCTGGAGGAAGGTTACAAATGCGATCTGCTAGATTGTGGAGCTCGCTTTCGGCAACCCGAAACGTTAGCCTACCACAAGAGATGTCATGTGCCACCAAATGAAAGGACATCACCCGAGGGCATTCGGTGCCCTGAATGTGGATCTCAAGAGCTTCGAAACTGGAATACACTCCATACGCACCTGTGGCGGGAACATAATATCGATATGGAGCTCTATTGTTGTAATGTGTGCAATTTCAAAACGCCGGTGCTTTGCAGACTAAACAACACGCATATGAAAATTCATTCGGACGAAAAGAATTTCATCTGTGCAATTTGCGATAAaggtttcaaaaacaacaaacagCTGAGAAACCATCGAAGGTATCATCGCGAGCTAGGCCAACCAACTAAGGAAAGGCATCCGGCggagagaaaacaggaaagcaaCACCTATCAATCACTGCAGCCGGTGAATTGCGTCAAGTGTGGGCTGAAATTTTCGAATCAGAAAATTTTGAAGGCTCATGTCGAAAGTAAACACTCGGTTGCCGGAATGGAGGCCGGCGGTGGAAAAAGCGGACGACTGAAATGTTCCATCTGTGGGATGCTGTTCAAAACCAGATATTTACTGATTTCGCATGTTGCAAAACATTCAGATGAGAagaaatttaaatgtcaaaattgtGATTATTCCACCAACGATCACAACGCGATCCGCCGACATAAGATGAGGCACAACTCGGAAGCTCACATGTACCGATGTTCGTACTGCGATTACACCAGCATTCAGAGTACAACGTACCGTAAACATTTGGAAAGAATGCACGCCGATGTGGCATCAAATCTTCTGTACAAATGTTCCCAATGTGCGTTTGTATCTATCAGTGAACTTAAATATCAACTGCATCGTGCAAAGCACGAGTCCAACGAGGACATCAACGAATTGGATCACGGATCTCCTGCGAATGAAATCGCTAAACTGGTTGCGGAGCAACCATTAGACGACCAAGAAGAACAGGAGCGCCACTGTGAAAGTGTCAACTCCGACGTAGTGATTGTCGAAAGAGATCAACCGGAGCCACCGCTGGATGCCTTCTCGTTGATACCGCCACTGCAATCGAGCGGCACCGAATTGCAGGAGCACCCGGCGTACCCTTTACAGCCAATCATTCGCCCGGCTGGATTTGCCAACAACCTTTCGAAGGTGGATAACTTCTATGGTTACACCATTCCGGCACTGGACACCGCTAGTCACCACTACCAGCAGCAAGCTGGTACGGTGCCAGATTCTGCCCAGCAGGACCTACAACTGATACAGGTCGACGTAAATGCTTCATCTCCTTCGTCATCGTCTTCTTCGATATCATCGTCGACGTCGACTGTTAGTTCAGCTGGTGCTGCAACTGGCAATGTCCTTCATCAGAACGAGTATTTGAACTCTCCAATGATGCATGGTATAGTTCCACTAGGTTACGGAGAGAATACCCTTGGCAGTTAG
- the LOC128733410 gene encoding tyrosine-protein phosphatase non-receptor type 4: MLERVRLGGFSGSYKVRSAELARDKKVQTKAVTVLFLDESTHTFQLEKKAKGADLLEQVFRHLELTERDYFGLQFQPKCGTGTNGSSSGSAVNGGSTGKSNRSESSAASAASGRWLDPNKPFRKQWNSVRLSGDSSPTLAFRVKFYVTDPSRLHEEYTRYQFYLQIKRDIFQGKLPVGLNTACLLASYTVQSELGDYNPLDHTFGYLSEMQLLAEQNEETERRISELHKLHRGQLPADAEYNYLEHAKRLDMYGIDFHRATDSTGKELNLGVSSIGLLVYQNGIRVNTFSWSKMVKVSFKRKDFFIQLRREPSENYDTLLGFCMGSHRNAKTLWKACVEHHSFFRLQRPHRSPRFLPLTLGSKFHYSGRTELQAVQESRQRGKVAKIFIRSPSKRLLCPSQPQSPLLNGSSNEGSNGNGANSKNQLSLLSLTKATRTYDKVTSKTPSIPRKAWEQQGDDPTFIEHCGRTYDAQIPNMFDSPPAYNGINNAENAVPNEEGLVTIRLVADDQGRFGFNVKGGVDLNLPVQVSRVAPHTPADKSTPRICEGDQLVMINGRDVSTMMHEQVVNLIRASRQGGELMLTLKPNALVDYTEEEPLYQYVPEENDIMRGELNGDQLFTQSLLLLSDGLASGSLLAQYEQMYRKNSDLAITEARKNENLNKNRYRDISPYDCTRVVLLNAESGDYINANYVNMEIPPTGTINRYIATQGPLSTTVNDFWRMVQQESSHLVVMLTTVMERGRPKCHQYWPSADEEPFALSEGFSIKCITEKPDETGSFVFRDLVLTDEKTAEIRTIQHMQYLAWPDHGVPADPELFLQFTEKVRAARNTTLLQEIEASLKNVKLRTMDDNGGLDMSERRIVHTDSDESPNDMPSSTSVHQYISAANPPIIVHCSAGIGRTGVLILMDTALALMEEKEPIYPLDIVQAMRDQRACMVQNVSQYRFVCECICAAYKKMVTRETTEATTAAGTTTLKFVATANGAGTGSAVHSSSGEEDTSPIEDEPKERKAPLAVETTSLTTTPTTNNITPTNGNDEPAAAALKATAGLHVSS, from the exons ATGCTTGAACGGGTCCGGCTAGGTGGCTTCAGTGGTTCGTACAAAGTAAGAAGTGCCGAGCTGGCGCGCGACAAGAAAGTCCAAACCAAAGCGGTGACCGTTCTGTTTCTCGATGAAAGTACCCACACGTTCCAGCTAGAGAAGAAGGCCAAGGGAGCCGATTTACTCGAGCAGGTCTTCCGGCATTTGGAACTAACCGAACGGGACTACTTTGGGCTTCAATTTCAACCGAAATGTGGCACCGGCACAAACGGAAGCAGCTCCGGCAGCGCAGTAAATGGCGGTAGTACCGGCAAAAGCAATCGCTCGGAGTCCTCGGCAGCGTCAGCGGCTTCGGGTCGATGGCTGGATCCCAATAAACCATTTCGAAAACAGTGGAACTCTGTGCGCCTTTCGGGTGATTCCAGTCCGACGCTCGCCTTCCGAGTGAAATTTTACGTAACCGATCCGAGCCGATTACACGAAGAGTATACGAGATACCAGTTTTATCTGCAGATAAAAAGGGACATATTTCAGGGTAAACTTCCGGTGGGTTTAAATACCGCCTGTCTACTCGCTAGCTATACAGTACAGT CGGAACTAGGCGACTACAATCCACTGGATCATACATTTGGATATCTTAGTGAAATGCAGCTACTGGCTGAGCAGAACGAGGAAACCGAACGGCGGATATCAGAACTGCACAAGCTTCATCGGGGGCAATTGCCGGCGGACGCCGAGTACAACTATCTCGAGCATGCCAAACGATTGGACATGTACGGAATAGACTTTCACAGAGCgact GACTCAACTGGGAAAGAACTGAATCTGGGCGTCTCGTCCATAGGATTACTAGTCTACCAAAACGGTATTCGCGTCAATACCTTTTCCTGGTCTAAGATGGTTAAGGTATCATTCAAACGTAAAGATTTCTTCATTCAACTGCGACGTGAGCCG TCGGAAAATTACGACACTCTGCTCGGTTTCTGTATGGGTTCACATCGAAACGCGAAAACACTGTGGAAAGCGTGTGTCGAGCATCACTCGTTTTTCAGACTGCAAAGACCGCACCGTTCACCACGTTTCCTGCCATTAACCTTAGGTTCTAA ATTTCATTATTCCGGCCGTACCGAGCTGCAAGCCGTCCAGGAGAGCAGACAACGTGGCAAGGTTGCCAAAATTTTCATCCGATCGCCCAGCAAACGACTGCTTTGTCCTTCCCAGCCGCAGTCGCCGTTGCTCAACGGGTCCAGCAATGAAGGCAGCAACGGCAACGGGgcaaacagcaaaaaccagCTGTCCCTTCTATCGTTAACGAAAGCTACCCGAACGTATGATAAAGTAACCTCGAAGACGCCATCGATTCCGCGAAAGGCCTGGGAGCAGCAAGGCGATGA TCCAACATTCATCGAGCACTGTGGCCGCACGTACGACGCCCAGATTCCGAACATGTTCGACTCGCCCCCTGCGTACAATGGCATCAACAACGCGGAGAATGCCGTCCCCAACGAGGAAGGACTGGTGACCATCCGGCTGGTAGCAGACGACCAGGGACGGTTCGGTTTCAACGTGAAGGGTGGCGTCGATTTGAACCTTCCGGTACAGGTTTCCCGGGTGGCACCTCACACGCCGGCAGACAAGAGCACACCGCGGATTTGCGAAGGCGACCAGCTGGTGATGATCAACGGGCGCGACGTCAGCACCATGATGCACGAACAGGTTGTGAATTTAATACGAGCTTCCCGACAAGGGGGTGAGCTAATGCTTACACTAAAACCGAATGCCTTAGTCGACTATACGGAGGAGGAACCACTGTATCAGTATGTTCCGGAGGAGAACGATATTATGCGCGGTGAATTGAACGGCGATCAGTTGTTCACCCAATCCCTACTTTTGCTGAGTGACGGATTAGCGTCCGGCTCTCTGCTGGCGCAATACGAACAGATGTACAGGAAAAATTCTGACCTGGCCATAACGGAAGCCAGAAAGAATGAAAACTTGAACAAAAATCGTTATCGTGATATTTCACCTT ACGACTGCACCCGGGTAGTGCTGCTGAACGCCGAAAGCGGTGACTACATCAATGCAAACTACGTCAACATGGAGATACCACCAACGGGGACAATCAATCGGTACATTGCAACCCAAGGGCCGCTCTCAACCACCGTCAACGATTTCTGGCGAATGGTTCAGCAGGAGAGCAGTCATTTGGTGGTAATGCTTACCACCGTAATGGAACGCGGTCGTCCCAAATGCCATCAATACTGGCCTTCGGCCGATGAGGAACCTTTCGCTCTATCGGAAGGGTTTTCGATCAAGTGTATCACCGAGAAACCGGACGAAACGGGCAGTTTCGTGTTTCGAGATCTGGTACTGACCGACGAAAAGACGGCCGAAATTAGAACTATTCAACACATGCAATATCTGGCCTGGCCAGATCACGGCGTTCCCGCCGATCCGGAACTGTTTCTTCAGTTTACCGAGAAAGTTCGAGCTGCTCGAAACACCACGCTGCTGCAGGAAATCGAAGCCAGTTTGAAGAATGTAAAGCTAAGAACGATGGATGATAACGGCGGGTTGGACATGTCGGAGCGGCGCATCGTTCACACCGACAGCGATGAAAGTCCAAATGATATGCCATCTTCGACCTCGGTTCATCA ATACATCAGCGCAGCAAATCCTCCAATTATCGTTCATTGTTCCGCTGGTATCGGACGAACGGGCGTGCTGATTTTGATGGATACCGCGCTAGCACTGATGGAGGAAAAGGAACCAATCTACCCGCTGGACATCGTACAGGCAATGCGCGATCAACGCGCCTGCATGGTACAAAATGTG AGTCAGTATCGCTTCGTGTGCGAATGCATTTGCGCAGCTTACAAGAAGATGGTAACGCGGGAAACAACGGAAGCGACCACCGCCGCCGGCACGACGACGTTGAAGTTCGTTGCCACTGCCAACGGTGCGGGAACGGGATCGGCCGTTCATTCTTCGTCCGGTGAGGAAGATACGTCACCGATCGAGGATGAACCGAAGGAGCGCAAGGCACCGCTAGCGGTAGAGACCACCAGTCTAACCACGACACCGACCACCAACAACATAACGCCAACCAACGGCAACGATgagccggcggcggcggcactCAAAGCGACCGCCGGCCTGCACGTGAGCTCCTGA
- the LOC128734006 gene encoding AP-2 complex subunit mu — protein MIGGLFVYNHKGEVLISRVYRDDIGRNAVDAFRVNVIHARQQVRSPVTNIARTSFFHIKRANIWLAAVTKQNVNAAMVFEFLLKIIDVMQSYFGKISEENIKNNFVLIYELLDEILDFGYPQNSDTGVLKTFITQQGVKTATKEEQAQITSQVTGQIGWRREGIKYRRNELFLDVLEYVNLLMSPQGQVLSAHVAGKVVMKSYLSGMPECKFGINDKIVMEAKGRSGISGNADNEASRSGKPVVVIDDCQFHQCVKLSKFETEHSISFIPPDGEFELMRYRTTKDISLPFRVIPLVREVGRTKMEVKVVLKSNFKPSLLGQKIEVKIPTPLNTSGVQLICLKGKAKYKASENAIVWKIKRMAGMKETQLSAEIELLETDTKKKWTRPPISMNFEVPFAPSGFKVRYLKVFEPKLNYSDHDVIKWVRYIGRSGLYETRC, from the exons ATGATCGGCGGACTGTTCGTGTATAATCATAAGGGAGAAGTGCTGATATCCCGCGTCTATCGGGATGACATTGGCCGAAATGCGGTTGATGCCTTTCGGGTGAACGTAATTCATGCCCGGCAGCAGGTTCGCTCGCCGGTTACTAACATCGCCCGAACGAGCTTCTTTCACATAAAG CGAGCAAACATTTGGTTGGCGGCggtaacaaaacaaaacgttaATGCTGCCATGGTGTTCGAGTTTCTGTTGAAGATTATTGATGTGATGCAATCTTACTTCGGTAAAATATCGGAGGAAAACATCAAAAACAACTTTGTGCTCATCTACGAATTGTTGGATG AAATTCTGGACTTCGGTTATCCGCAAAACTCCGATACCGGTGTCCTGAAGACATTCATTACTCAGCAGGGTGTTAAGACTGCGACGAAGGAAGAGCAAGCGCAGATCACTTCTCAGGTGACTGGTCAGATCGGCTGGCGTCGCGAAGGGATCAAATATCGTCGCAACGAGCTGTTCCTTGATGTGCTTGAATATGTTAACTTGCTAATGAGTCCGCAGGGGCAGGTGTTGTCCGCTCACGTAGCCGGCAAGGTGGTCATGAAGTCATACCTTTCTG GTATGCCAGAGTGTAAGTTCGGAATCAACGACAAAATAGTAATGGAGGCCAAAGGTCGCAGTGGCATTTCCGGCAATGCGGATAACGAGGCTTCGCGCTCGGGCAAACCGGTCGTGGTGATCGATGACTGCCAGTTTCATCAATGCGTTAAATTAAGTAAATTTGAAACGGAACACTCGATTAGTTTTATCCCTCCAGACGGTGAGTTCGAGCTGATGCGCTATCGTACGACCAAGGATATTTCGTTGCCATTCCGAGTGATCCCTCTGGTGCGGGAAGTTGGACGTACGAAAATGGAGGTGAAAGTGGTTCTCAAGTCGAACTTCAAACCTTCGTTGCTCGGGCAGAAGATAGAGGTAAAGATTCCGACACCGCTCAACACGTCCGGAGTGCAGTTGATCTGTCTGAAGGGCAAGGCAAAATATAAGGCATCGGAGAATGCGATCGTGTGGAA AATTAAACGAATGGCCGGTATGAAGGAAACGCAACTGTCTGCTGAGATCGAGCTGCTGGAAACGGATACGAAGAAGAAGTGGACACGACCTCCGATTTCGATGAACTTTGAGGTTCCGTTCGCGCCGTCCGGCTTTAAG